A stretch of the Planctomycetota bacterium genome encodes the following:
- a CDS encoding MATE family efflux transporter, with protein MTLPGDPREQRAFLRHPLVDMLIIAAPSVVQMTSHTLMQFVDSWMVALWGKDPIYVSAQGNGGFSVWVPMSIIFGMAGVVNSFVSQNLGAGTPAKGARYAWAQFWISVVAAALMLPLIWLYPRMFEAFGHSEELIRHETQYATILLAGAVLPMASKGVANYFFGMHRPVIPMTAALLGNAANILANFVLIFGFEPLGIPEMGLVGAAIGTVIGSAVELVLPAVVFLGPRWARSFATRASWRPRIKPIGELLRVGTPAGLMFVNEMVCFGYLLVVLGGRFGEAQQAAGHIALRYMSLSFMPTVGLSIAVTAIVGRLIGMGRLDLAEKRAWLGTGLAVAYMGGCAACFVIFREQLIGLFVPEGTPAEEAAELLQTGALILIAAAVFQVFDAVAVTISGALRAAGDTLVPSILTITLSWALIVGGGHLAIELKPEWGVLGPWIGASAYIVVLGLALLVRFRMGAWKRMRLAEAPPPDADPRANGPTPDKARPPADA; from the coding sequence GTGACGTTGCCGGGCGACCCCAGGGAGCAGCGGGCCTTCCTGCGCCACCCGCTTGTGGACATGCTGATCATCGCGGCGCCCAGCGTCGTGCAGATGACCAGCCACACGCTGATGCAGTTCGTCGATTCGTGGATGGTTGCGCTGTGGGGCAAGGACCCCATCTACGTCTCCGCCCAGGGCAACGGCGGCTTCAGCGTGTGGGTGCCCATGTCCATCATCTTCGGCATGGCGGGCGTGGTGAACAGCTTCGTGTCGCAGAACCTCGGGGCGGGCACGCCCGCGAAGGGCGCGCGGTACGCCTGGGCCCAGTTCTGGATCAGCGTGGTCGCCGCCGCGCTCATGCTGCCGCTCATCTGGCTGTACCCGCGGATGTTCGAGGCCTTCGGCCACAGCGAGGAGCTCATCCGCCACGAGACCCAGTACGCGACCATCCTGCTGGCAGGCGCCGTGCTGCCCATGGCCAGCAAGGGCGTGGCGAACTACTTCTTCGGCATGCACCGCCCGGTCATCCCGATGACCGCGGCGCTGCTGGGCAACGCCGCCAACATCCTCGCCAACTTCGTGCTGATCTTCGGCTTCGAGCCGCTGGGCATCCCCGAGATGGGCCTGGTGGGCGCGGCCATCGGCACGGTCATCGGCAGCGCGGTCGAGCTGGTGCTCCCCGCCGTCGTGTTCCTCGGGCCGCGGTGGGCCCGCAGCTTCGCGACGCGGGCATCGTGGCGGCCGCGCATCAAGCCCATCGGCGAGCTGCTCCGCGTCGGCACGCCCGCGGGGTTGATGTTTGTCAACGAGATGGTGTGCTTCGGCTACCTGCTGGTGGTGCTGGGCGGCCGCTTCGGCGAAGCGCAGCAGGCCGCCGGCCACATCGCGCTGCGGTACATGAGCCTGTCGTTCATGCCCACGGTGGGGCTGTCCATCGCGGTGACGGCGATCGTCGGGCGGCTCATCGGCATGGGCCGCCTCGACCTGGCCGAGAAGCGGGCCTGGCTCGGCACGGGCCTGGCCGTCGCGTACATGGGCGGCTGCGCGGCGTGCTTCGTGATCTTCCGCGAGCAGCTCATCGGCCTGTTCGTGCCCGAGGGCACGCCCGCGGAGGAGGCCGCCGAGCTGCTCCAGACCGGTGCGCTGATCCTGATCGCGGCCGCGGTCTTCCAGGTCTTCGACGCCGTCGCGGTGACCATCAGCGGCGCCCTGCGGGCCGCGGGCGACACGCTGGTGCCCAGCATCCTGACGATCACGCTGTCGTGGGCGCTCATCGTCGGCGGGGGCCACCTGGCCATCGAGCTGAAGCCCGAGTGGGGCGTGCTGGGCCCGTGGATCGGCGCGAGCGCCTACATCGTCGTGCTCGGGCTGGCGCTGCTGGTCCGCTTCCGGATGGGGGCCTGGAAGCGGATGCGGCTGGCCGAGGCCCCGCCGCCGGATGCCGATCCGCGAGCCAACGGGCCCACCCCGGACAAGGCCCGGCCGCCCGCCGACGCCTAG
- the pdxA gene encoding 4-hydroxythreonine-4-phosphate dehydrogenase PdxA: MTHERRPVIAISMGDPGGIGPEVLRGALEAGATDGARSVVYGPSRAMGEHAWPVVRDAGDVDPRADVTVCDAHADDGAPFEAAPGPRGGAISHAAVLAAIDATRLPEGHPARANAICTGPISKEAWFAAGLRDHTGHTELLAERMGARRHAMAFVSEPLLVSLATAHVPLREVAGALTTDRIVDVIELSAELCRTLGIARPRLGVAGVNPHAGEAGALGFEDQRVIAPAVERARAAGLCVEGPLPGDTIFRDARRTDPSSRFDMVVAMYHDQALAPLKLVAFESAVNTTLGLPAPRTSPDHGTAFGIAGTGVADCGSMVAALRLAVALARGGAA, translated from the coding sequence ATGACGCACGAACGGCGGCCCGTGATCGCGATTTCGATGGGCGATCCGGGCGGGATCGGGCCCGAGGTGCTGCGCGGCGCCCTCGAGGCCGGTGCCACCGATGGCGCCCGCAGCGTCGTGTACGGGCCATCCCGGGCGATGGGCGAGCACGCGTGGCCCGTGGTGCGCGACGCGGGCGACGTCGATCCTCGGGCTGACGTCACCGTGTGCGATGCGCACGCCGACGACGGGGCGCCCTTCGAGGCGGCGCCCGGCCCGCGGGGCGGCGCCATCAGCCACGCCGCCGTGCTGGCCGCCATCGACGCGACGCGGCTGCCCGAGGGCCACCCGGCGAGGGCCAACGCGATCTGCACCGGGCCCATCAGCAAGGAGGCCTGGTTCGCCGCCGGCCTGCGGGACCACACGGGCCACACCGAGCTGCTGGCCGAGCGGATGGGAGCGCGGCGGCACGCGATGGCGTTCGTGAGCGAGCCGCTGCTGGTGTCGCTGGCCACGGCGCACGTGCCGCTGCGGGAGGTCGCCGGCGCGCTGACCACCGATCGCATCGTCGACGTGATCGAGCTGTCGGCCGAACTCTGCCGCACGCTCGGCATCGCGCGGCCGCGGCTAGGCGTGGCGGGCGTCAACCCCCACGCGGGCGAGGCCGGCGCACTCGGCTTCGAGGACCAGCGGGTCATCGCGCCGGCGGTCGAGCGCGCGAGGGCCGCCGGCCTGTGCGTCGAGGGCCCGCTGCCGGGCGACACCATCTTCCGCGACGCGCGGCGGACCGACCCGTCGTCTCGCTTCGACATGGTCGTCGCGATGTACCACGACCAGGCACTCGCGCCGCTCAAGCTGGTGGCCTTCGAGTCGGCGGTCAACACCACGCTGGGACTGCCCGCGCCCCGCACCAGCCCGGACCACGGCACTGCTTTCGGCATCGCGGGCACCGGCGTCGCCGACTGCGGTTCCATGGTGGCGGCGTTGCGGCTGGCGGTCGCGCTCGCGAGGGGTGGTGCGGCGTGA
- a CDS encoding FKBP-type peptidyl-prolyl cis-trans isomerase, with product MNARSMRVDDPRRSRAALLLVAIVSALVLPGCSGNGEGEGDQAADTAADSAAGDSTEPTPGPQPQDAPREPTVADAPPSDDAPEPPPSEPTTEPAPEPEVQPEPAASEPDAPEPFTQLGIEDLVVGDGELVEPGATVTIHYRGTLASDGSEFDSSYSRGQPATFPLSSLIAGWQEGIPGMRVGGTRRLEIPWAKAYGASGRPPTIPPMADLIFQVEVLGVENPPKPPQLATEFEGEPVDLGDGLVIRDIAVGSGDTAIEPGAPMVLLHFVGAVADTGEIYEWSRRTGQPVTLRLANTLPAFERGVVGMKAGGVRRIEAPAALAFGDAERRPPGVPAGADLVFEVEVLSFRNARKLAAEWLREEDLGEGLVRRVVREGDAGGAVLPDDASITIHLIGELQDGTRIDSTYDAGQPITIPLGKAVEGWKRALPGMRPGGVIQIVMPPELGFGSEGSPPLVPPDATLVYEIELINWKPVRTWSTTFASEPEVVAEGITIRDVLAGTGDLAEEGRTAVVHYLAQLEDGTQVADTFSVNQLQVVPLVVEEPLPGLRRALIGMRVGGVRRVELTADQAFGDAGNEPLVPPGSAMVFEVELIGLQ from the coding sequence ATGAATGCACGCTCCATGCGCGTAGACGACCCGCGTCGATCCCGAGCGGCCCTGCTGCTGGTGGCGATCGTCTCGGCCCTGGTCCTGCCCGGTTGCAGCGGCAACGGCGAGGGCGAGGGCGACCAAGCAGCCGATACGGCCGCCGACAGCGCCGCCGGCGATTCCACCGAGCCAACGCCGGGCCCCCAGCCGCAGGACGCGCCGCGGGAGCCGACCGTTGCCGATGCCCCGCCATCGGACGATGCCCCGGAGCCGCCCCCGTCCGAACCGACGACCGAGCCCGCTCCGGAACCAGAAGTACAACCCGAGCCCGCGGCGTCGGAGCCTGATGCACCCGAGCCCTTTACCCAGCTGGGCATCGAGGACCTGGTCGTCGGCGATGGCGAGCTCGTCGAGCCCGGCGCGACGGTCACCATCCACTACCGCGGCACGCTGGCCAGCGACGGCTCGGAGTTCGACTCCAGCTATTCGCGCGGCCAGCCCGCCACGTTCCCGCTAAGCAGCCTCATCGCGGGCTGGCAGGAGGGCATCCCGGGGATGCGCGTGGGCGGCACGCGGCGGCTCGAGATCCCGTGGGCGAAGGCCTACGGCGCCTCCGGCCGGCCGCCGACGATCCCGCCGATGGCCGACCTGATCTTCCAGGTCGAGGTGCTCGGCGTCGAGAACCCGCCCAAGCCGCCGCAGCTGGCCACCGAGTTCGAGGGCGAGCCGGTCGACCTGGGCGACGGCCTAGTCATCCGCGACATCGCCGTCGGCTCGGGCGACACCGCCATCGAGCCGGGCGCACCGATGGTGCTGCTGCACTTCGTGGGCGCGGTGGCCGACACGGGCGAGATCTACGAGTGGAGCCGCCGCACGGGGCAGCCCGTGACGCTGCGGCTGGCCAACACCCTGCCGGCCTTCGAGCGGGGCGTCGTGGGCATGAAGGCCGGCGGCGTGCGACGCATCGAGGCCCCCGCCGCGCTGGCCTTCGGCGACGCCGAGCGGCGCCCGCCGGGCGTGCCCGCCGGCGCCGATCTGGTCTTCGAGGTCGAGGTGCTCAGCTTCCGCAACGCCCGCAAGCTCGCCGCCGAGTGGCTCCGCGAGGAGGACCTGGGCGAGGGCCTCGTCCGCCGCGTCGTGCGCGAGGGCGACGCCGGCGGGGCGGTCCTGCCCGACGACGCCTCCATCACGATCCACCTGATCGGCGAGCTGCAGGACGGCACCCGGATCGACTCGACCTACGACGCGGGCCAGCCCATCACCATCCCGCTGGGCAAGGCCGTCGAGGGCTGGAAGCGGGCGCTGCCGGGCATGCGGCCCGGCGGCGTCATCCAGATCGTGATGCCCCCGGAGCTGGGGTTCGGCAGCGAGGGCAGTCCGCCGCTGGTGCCGCCCGACGCCACGCTCGTCTACGAGATCGAGCTGATCAACTGGAAGCCCGTCCGCACCTGGTCGACCACCTTCGCGAGCGAACCTGAGGTCGTCGCCGAGGGCATCACCATCCGCGACGTGCTCGCCGGCACGGGGGATCTGGCCGAAGAGGGCCGGACCGCCGTGGTGCACTACCTCGCGCAGCTCGAGGACGGCACGCAGGTGGCCGACACCTTCTCGGTCAACCAGCTCCAGGTCGTGCCGCTCGTCGTGGAGGAGCCGCTGCCGGGCCTCCGCCGCGCCCTCATCGGCATGCGCGTCGGCGGGGTCCGCCGCGTGGAACTGACCGCCGACCAAGCCTTCGGCGACGCCGGCAACGAGCCGCTCGTCCCGCCGGGCAGCGCGATGGTCTTCGAGGTCGAGCTCATCGGCCTGCAATAG
- a CDS encoding FKBP-type peptidyl-prolyl cis-trans isomerase, which produces MGERIEMTGGVVAEEIQVGDGTECPPGATVKVHYTGTLEDGTKFDSSHDRGEPVEFPLGRLIQGWQVGIPGMKVGGTRRLEIPWSMGYGERGSPPSIPPRANLIFDIELLDVD; this is translated from the coding sequence ATGGGCGAGCGCATCGAGATGACCGGCGGCGTCGTGGCCGAGGAGATCCAGGTTGGCGACGGCACCGAGTGCCCGCCGGGCGCCACCGTCAAGGTCCACTACACCGGCACGCTCGAGGACGGCACCAAGTTCGACAGCAGCCACGATCGCGGCGAGCCCGTCGAGTTCCCGCTGGGGCGGCTGATCCAGGGCTGGCAGGTGGGCATCCCGGGCATGAAGGTCGGCGGCACCCGCCGGCTCGAGATCCCCTGGTCCATGGGCTACGGCGAGCGAGGCTCGCCCCCGAGCATCCCGCCGCGGGCGAACCTCATCTTCGACATCGAGCTGCTCGACGTGGATTGA
- a CDS encoding sigma-70 family RNA polymerase sigma factor, whose translation MDRAEFEASAVEHIDAVYRLAYHLTRSPDRADELVQEVYLRALKSETWKSFEERGGGMRAWLFTIAHNAFYSDLKREGRRPTPVGEFFEESDGETGPGEAMPAWDRAHFDWDQVDDSLKEAVTELKPEFREILLLWGVEGLKYREIAEVLEVPIGTVMSRLHRARRLLADALMADAATVERLGLDRLSSDENGEDRG comes from the coding sequence ATGGATCGAGCAGAGTTCGAAGCGAGCGCGGTAGAGCACATCGATGCGGTCTACCGGCTGGCGTACCACCTGACGCGCAGCCCGGACCGGGCCGACGAGCTCGTGCAGGAGGTCTACCTCCGCGCCCTCAAGAGCGAGACGTGGAAGTCCTTCGAAGAGCGGGGCGGGGGCATGCGGGCCTGGCTCTTCACGATCGCCCACAACGCGTTTTATTCGGACCTCAAGCGGGAGGGCCGCCGCCCGACGCCCGTGGGCGAGTTCTTCGAGGAGAGCGACGGCGAGACCGGCCCGGGCGAGGCGATGCCCGCGTGGGATCGGGCCCACTTCGACTGGGACCAGGTCGACGACTCGCTCAAGGAGGCGGTCACCGAGCTGAAGCCCGAGTTCCGCGAGATCCTGCTGCTGTGGGGCGTCGAGGGGCTGAAGTACCGCGAGATCGCCGAGGTTCTGGAAGTGCCGATCGGGACGGTCATGTCGCGGCTGCACCGCGCCCGGCGGCTGCTGGCGGACGCCCTGATGGCGGATGCCGCCACGGTAGAAAGACTCGGATTGGATCGCCTTTCTTCGGATGAAAACGGCGAGGACCGGGGTTAG